A single region of the Sciurus carolinensis chromosome 16, mSciCar1.2, whole genome shotgun sequence genome encodes:
- the Ppp2r1a gene encoding serine/threonine-protein phosphatase 2A 65 kDa regulatory subunit A alpha isoform: protein MAAADGDDSLYPIAVLIDELRNEDVQLRLNSIKKLSTIALALGVERTRSELLPFLTDTIYDEDEVLLALAEQLGTFTTLVGGPEYVHCLLPPLESLATVEETVVRDKAVESLRAISHEHSPSDLEAHFVPLVKRLAGGDWFTSRTSACGLFSVCYPRVSSAVKAELRQYFRNLCSDDTPMVRRAAASKLGEFAKVLELDNVKSEIIPMFSNLASDEQDSVRLLAVEACVNIAQLLPQEDLEALVMPTLRQAAEDKSWRVRYMVADKFTELQKAVGPEITKTDLVPAFQNLMKDCEAEVRAAASHKVKEFCESLSADCRENVIMTQILPCVKELVSDANQHVKSALASVIMGLSPILGKDNTIEHLLPLFLAQLKDECPEVRLNIISNLDCVNEVIGIRQLSQSLLPAIVELAEDAKWRVRLAIIEYMPLLAGQLGVEFFDEKLNSLCMAWLVDHVYAIREAATSNLKKLVEKFGKEWAHATIIPKVLAMSGDPNYLHRMTTLFCINVLSEVCGQDITTKHMLPTVLRMAGDPVANVRFNVAKSLQKIGPILDNSTLQSEVKPILEKLTQDQDVDVKYFAQEALTVLSLA, encoded by the exons CTTCGCCTCAACAGCATTAAGAAGCTGTCCACTATTGCCTTGGCCCTCGGGGTTGAGAGGACCCGAAGCGAGCTCCTGCCCTTCCTTACAG ACACCATCTATGATGAGGATGAGGTCCTCTTGGCCCTGGCGGAGCAGTTGGGGACCTTTACCACTCTGGTGGGAGGCCCAGAGTACGTGCACTGCTTGTTG CCACCCCTAGAGTCGCTGGCCACAGTGGAGGAGACGGTGGTGCGGGACAAGGCGGTGGAATCCTTGCGGGCCATCTCACATGAGCACTCACCCTCAGACCTGGAGGCCCACTTCGTGCCGCTGGTGAAGCGGCTGGCGGGTGGCGACTGGTTCACCTCCCGCACCTCGGCTTGTGGCCTCTTCTCCGTCTGCTACCCCCGAGTGTCCAGTGCTGTCAAGGCAGAATTGCGGCA GTACTTCCGGAACCTGTGCTCAGATGATACCCCCATGGTGCGGCGGGCCGCAGCCTCCAAGCTGGGGGAGTTTGCAAAGGTACTAGAACTGGACAACGTCAAAAGCGAGATCATCCCCATGTTCTCCAACCTGGCCTCTGACGAGCAG GACTCGGTACGGCTGCTGGCTGTGGAGGCGTGTGTGAACATCGCCCAGCTTCTACCACAGGAGGACCTGGAGGCCCTAGTGATGCCCACCCTGCGCCAGGCTGCTGAGGACAAGTCCTGGCGTGTCCGCTACATGGTGGCTGACAAGTTCACCGAG CTCCAGAAAGCAGTGGGGCCTGAGATCACCAAGACAGATCTGGTCCCTGCCTTCCAGAACCTGATGAAGGACTGTGAGGCTGAGGTGAGGGCTGCAGCCTCCCACAAGGTCAAAG AGTTCTGCGAAAGCCTCTCAGCTGACTGTCGGGAGAATGTGATCATGACGCAAATCTTGCCCTGTGTTAAG GAGCTGGTGTCAGATGCCAACCAGCACGTCAAGTCAGCCCTGGCCTCCGTCATCATGGGCCTCTCACCCATCTTGGGCAAAGACAACACCATCGAGCACCTCTTGCCCCTCTTCTTGGCTCAGCTGAAGGATGAG TGCCCAGAGGTGCGACTGAACATCATCTCCAATCTGGACTGTGTGAATGAGGTGATCGGCATCCGGCAGCTCTCTCAGTCCTTGCTCCCTGCCATTGTGGAGCTGGCTGAGGACGCCAAGTGGCGGGTGCGACTGGCCATCATTGAATATATGCCCCTGCTGGCTGGACAGCTG GGGGTGGAATTCTTTGATGAGAAACTCAACTCCTTGTGCATGGCCTGGCTCGTGGATCATG TCTATGCTATCCGTGAAGCAGCCACCAGCAACCTCAAGAAGCTGGTAGAGAAGTTTGGGAAGGAGTGGGCCCATGCCACTATCATCCCCAAGGTGTTGGCCATGTCTGGAGACCCCAATTACCTGCACCGCATGACTACACTCTTCTGCATCAAT gtgctgtctgaagtgtgtgggCAGGACATCACCACCAAGCATATGTTGCCCACAGTCTTGCGCATGGCTGGGGACCCAGTCGCCAATGTCCGTTTCAACGTGGCCAAGTCTCTACAGAAGATAGGGCCCATTCTGGACAATAG cACCCTGCAGAGTGAAGTCAAGCCCATCCTGGAGAAGCTGACCCAGGACCAGGATGTGGATGTCAAGTACTTTGCCCAGGAGGCTCTGACTG TTCTCTCTCTCGCCTGA